The Mesoterricola silvestris sequence CACATGAACCTGGGCGCCGGCCGCGTGGTGTGGCAGGAGCTCACCCGCATCGACGCCGCCATCCGCAAGGGCACCTTCCGGGAGAACCCCGCCATGGGCGGCCTCCTGAAGGACCTCAAGGCCTCCGGCAAGCGCCTCCACCTCCTGGGCCTGGTGTCCGACGGCGGCGTGCACAGCCACCAGAACCACCTGGTGGCCCTGGCCCAGTGGGCCCAGGCCGAGGGCGTCCCCACCGTCATCCACGCGTTCCTGGACGGGCGCGACACGGAGCAGAAGAGCGCCGACGGCTACCTCCAGTGGCTGGCCTTCCAGCTGCGCAACTGCCCCCTGGTGGCCATCGGCTCCATCATGGGCCGCTACGTCGTCATGGACCGGGACAAGCGCTGGGAGCGCGTCGCCCGCGCCTGGAAGCTCCTGGCCGAAGGCACCGGCGAATTCCAGGCCGGGGATGCCCAGGAGGCCATCCAGGCCGCCTACGGCCGGGGCGAGACGGACGAATTCGTGAGCCCCACCCGCCTCGAGGGCTTCCAGCCCCTCCAGGACGGGGACGGCGCCATCTTCTTCAACTTCCGCGCCGACCGCGCCCGGGAGCTGAGCCACGCCCTGGTGGATCCCGCCTTCGACGGCTTCCCCCGCCCCGTCTGGCCCCGGATCAGCCTCGTGACCTTCACCGCCTACGAGACCGACCTGGAGCCCCACGTCGCCGTGGCCTACCCCCCCCAGAACCTCACCCGCATCCTGGGGGAGCTGGTCGCCGAGCGCGGCTGGGAGCAGCTGCGCACCGCCGAGACCGAGAAGTACGCCCACGTGACCTACTTTTTCAACGGGGGCCGCGAGGAGCCCTTCCCCGGCGAGGAGCGGATCCTGGTCCCCTCCCCGAAGGTGGCCACCTACGAGCTCCAGCCCGAGATGAGCGCCCACGAGGTGGTGCGCGGCCTCGTGAAGGCCATCGAGGCCGGGCGCCACCGCCT is a genomic window containing:
- the gpmI gene encoding 2,3-bisphosphoglycerate-independent phosphoglycerate mutase gives rise to the protein MIQGPVTLLILDGFGDGPRNAFDATFVAGMAHMSGLRRRFAATQLNAGGEAVGLPEGQFGNSEVGHMNLGAGRVVWQELTRIDAAIRKGTFRENPAMGGLLKDLKASGKRLHLLGLVSDGGVHSHQNHLVALAQWAQAEGVPTVIHAFLDGRDTEQKSADGYLQWLAFQLRNCPLVAIGSIMGRYVVMDRDKRWERVARAWKLLAEGTGEFQAGDAQEAIQAAYGRGETDEFVSPTRLEGFQPLQDGDGAIFFNFRADRARELSHALVDPAFDGFPRPVWPRISLVTFTAYETDLEPHVAVAYPPQNLTRILGELVAERGWEQLRTAETEKYAHVTYFFNGGREEPFPGEERILVPSPKVATYELQPEMSAHEVVRGLVKAIEAGRHRLLVCNLANPDMVGHTGDLNATSAACAVVDDAIRQIADATLARDGALLITADHGNCECMRDEKGNPHTAHTTNPVPAVLVARGFEARQLRAGGALCDVAPTLLKLLGMEQPAEMDGTSLF